Proteins encoded in a region of the Diadema setosum chromosome 7, eeDiaSeto1, whole genome shotgun sequence genome:
- the LOC140230693 gene encoding translocon-associated protein subunit beta-like, with protein sequence MKGALLIGLACLVALAGAQEPGARLLASKTILNQWLVEGRDMTVLYTIYNVGSSAASQVVLNDESFNENEFTVVSGQLKVQWDRITPASNVTHAVILKPTKTGFYNMTHGVVTYIPSEGAEARTAYTSSPGKAGVVAVKDYDRRFSPHYMDWAAFAIMTIPPIGIPFLLWFRSKSKYEALSTKSKKH encoded by the exons ATGAAGGGTGCACTGCTGATAGGACTAGCCTGCCTTGTGGCGCTCGCAGGCGCCCAAGAGCCAGGTGCCAGACTCCTGGCGTCGAAGACTATTCTGAATCAGTGGCTGGTGGAGGGAAGGGACATGACGGTGCTCTACACCATCTACAATGTTGGTAGCAG TGCTGCATCCCAGGTCGTCTTGAACGATGAGTCTTTCAATGAGAATGAGTTCACAGTGGTCAGTGGTCAGCTGAAGGTCCAGTGGGACCGCATCACTCCGGCCAGCAATGTGACCCACGCCGTCATCCTCAAGCCCACGAAGACAGGATTTTACAACATGACCCACGGTGTTGTGACCTATATTCCATCAGAGGGAGCTGAAGCCAGG ACTGCATACACAAGTTCTCCAGGAAAAGCCGGTGTCGTAGCTGTTAAAGATTATGACAGGAGATTCTCACCACATTAT ATGGATTGGGCCGCTTTTGCCATCATGACGATTCCCCCCATTGGTATCCCATTCCTGCTCTGGTTCCGCAGCAAGTCAAAATATGAGGCTCTTTCGACCAAGtccaagaagcattga